The window TCGTAGATTCAATTCCCGCATGCTATGAAGCCCTAGGCGCCATCCACGCCCGCTATAAACCTCTTCCAGGCCGCATTAAAGACTATATCGCCCTCCCGAAGCCAAACGGGTATCGCTCGCTCCACACGACAGTGTTTTGTGAAGAAGGCCGCGTCACCGAAATACAAATACGAACTCCGGATATGCACGCGCATGCAGAGCATGGTATTGCGGCGCACTGGGCGTATAGCGAGTCAGGAAAGGTACGAGGATTTACCGCCGACACCAATCACGCCGCGTGGGTTGCCTCTCTTCGCGACACCCTCAAAGATATTAAAACAAGCTCTGGCATGGCGCGCGCAACTAGCGACTTTTTGAAAAACCGCATGTATGTATTCACGCCACAAGGCGACGTAAAAGACCTCCCCGAAGGCTCGACTCCGGTCGACTTTGCATACGCGGTACACACAAATCTTGGGCACGCGATCGTAGGGGCAAAAATAAATGGGGCAATCGCACCACTGAGTGCCTCTTTGCATAATGGAGACGTCGTTGAGGTTCTCAAAAGTAAAACGCAAAAGCCGTCCTTTGACTGGTTGGCATTTGTACGCACATCGCACGCACGGCAAAGCATTCAGTCATGGTTCAAGAATAATGACCCACGAACCATGATAGCCAACGGGAAGGCCCTTCTCGCAAAAGAACTCCGACGCATTGGCATTGCGTGGGATAGTATCCCGCGCGCAACTATTGTCCAGATGATTCATACCTATTCCGCGCGCACCACTGATGGACTCCTTTCTCGTATCAGCGTGGGGGATGTAAGCGCATCTGAAGTAGTAAAAAAGTTTTTCCCTGAAGCGCGGACGCCTCGCAAGCAACAGAAAAGAAAGAAATCAACCAAGGCACCCCAGCGCACTCAAGCGCTTATCGTGGCGCACGACCCAACGCTCCCGTGGCGTATTGGCAAGTGCTGCGCCCCAGAGCAACCCGAGCGCATTATCGGATACATCACCCGCGGCAAGGGCATTACTGTACACGCACGCACGTGCACAAACGCACAAACCGCCCCCAAGGAGCGGCTTGTGTCTGCAAAGTGGAATGCAGATTAGTCAATAATATTTCGAGCGATGAGGTTGAGCTCTTCGTGATCTGCGAAGCGAATAACAATTTGTCCGCCACGAGCGCCCGTCTTGATAAGTACCGGGGCTTTTAAGCGCTCACACAGCGTACTCTGAAGCTCTTCAAACCGACGATCTGCGTTCGTACCCGCACGGCCGCCCTTATCACGTGACGAAGCAAGTTCGATGTCAGACTTTGAAAACCCGTCCTCAACGATGCGCCGGAACATTTCTTGCTGCTTCGTAGGGTCAGAGAACGCCAAGAGTGCGCGCCCATGCGTAGCGCCAATTTTCCCACTACGAATCGCCTGTTTAATGTTATCCGGCAACTTCATGAGACGCATGGTGTTGGCCACCGTTTCACGAGACTTCCCCACTTTTTGAGCAATTTCTTGCTGGGTAAGGCCAAACTCGCTTGCGAGACGAGCATAAGCTTCCGCTTCTTCCATGCCGTTCAGATCATCGCGCTGTACGTTTTCAATGAGCGCTACCTGAAGGCGCGTAGACTTCTCATTGCCAAGATCGTCTTTGATGATAACAGGAACGGTTGGTAGACCCGCCATCTGCGCTGCGCGTAAACGACGTTCACCGGCAATAAGCTCATAGAACACGTCCATGCCCCGCGGACCATGATCCTCTTTCTTTGAAACCAAAAGCGGCTGGAGCACCCCATAGCGCCGGATAGAATTCGAAAGTTCCTTCAACGCATCTGCGTCAAAATCCTGGCGCGGCTGATCTGGGTTCGGACGAATCTTGCCGACTTCAATATAAAAGACACTCTCTTTCACTGCAGTCGCCTCTGCGCTCCGCACGCTTGAGTCTGCAGGAATGAGCGATCCGAGCCCCTTACCAAGTCCAAATAATTTTTTCACCATAATTACGCCAGTTTAATAATTTCTTCTGCAAGCTGTCGGTATGCGTACGCTGCTTTTGAATACGGATCGAACTGAAGAATTGTTTTTCCAAAACTCGGCGCCTCTGCAAGCGATACGGTGCGCGGAATGACTGAAGAAAACACTCGGCCCGGGAAATGTTTCATCACTTCGTTCACGACTTGGTTCGCCAACTGGTTACGCTTGTCATACATTGTAAGCACCACACCGAGTACTTGCAAATCATGATTCAATCCATTGCGCACCAACTCGACAGTGCGCAATAGCTGCCCCAATCCTTCAAGCGCAAAATATTCACACTGCACTGGGATCATCACCTTCTCCGCAGCCGCAAGCGCGTTAATAGTGAGAAGGCCAAGTGATGGCGGGCAATCAATGAGCACGTAGTCATAGTTGTGCCGCACTGCGTCAATCGCACGCTTGAGACGACTCTCGCGAGCATCCATAGACACGAGTTCAACGGTAGCGCCCGCAAGATTCTGCGCCGCGGGTAGCACATCAAACCCAAAAAGCTGCGTGCGCTTTAGGATGCGTTGCGGATTTTGATCACTGACAAGCACGTGGTACACATTCGCGCCTTCATTGTCTTCGTGGCCCAATCCCAAGCCTAATGTTGCGTTTGCTTGAGAGTCTAAATCTACCAAAAGCACATACTTTCCGAGCGCCGCCAAATATGCGGCAGTGTTGATAGCCGTCGTTGTTTTTCCTACGCCCCCCTTCTGGTTGCACACTGCGATAACGCGGGCCATAGCTGTACCTGCATCGTAGCACGCAGGCATACGGGGGGCAATGAAGAAGCGTTGAAAAACCGGCTTTTCCGTGGTACGCTATGCCCGCAGTAGTTAGCGCAGTGAAGCGAAAAAATGCCGGGGTGGGTTGATATCGAGCATCATGCACAGATATCAACGGGTTTCAACAGAAACCCGGGCCACAACCCCGCTCCGCTTTTACAGCGGAACACAGTGAAGCGAAAAAATGCCGGGGTGGGTTGATATCGAGCATCATGCACAGATATCAACGGGTTTCAACAGAAACCCGGGCCACAACCCCGCTCCGCTTTTACAGCGGAACACAGTGAAGCGAAAAAATGCCGGGGTGGTGGAATGGCAGACACGATGGACTCAAAATCCATTGAGGGCAACCTCGTGAGGGTTCAAGTCCCTCCCTCGGCACCAGATCAGATGACCCCCCAAGAAGCCACGTTCCATAAGCTCGTAGACCCAACAAAAGTGCAGGTGTTTGTATTCACGTGCCCTGCGAATATCCCAACGAACATCGGTGCGCACCCTTGGTTCGTCGTTAATCGACACGGCACGCTCTCGCGATGGGAGGTGCTTTTTCAGAAAAAATCACGATCCGCACAGCATTGGGGCCACATTTTTAAAGATGCCTTCCCTCCATTCTCTGGCATCAACATTTTTCCCTTTTTCTACGCTCCACGCTGGAATGCTACGCTTCTCGAAGTAGTTGAGGGCGAGACCGCAGAACTACTCGCTCAACGTATAGAAAACTCACCAACAGAATATCCATTGCGGGATACTTATTTCATCCTCGGCCCCAATAGCAACACGTACGGACAATGGGTTTTAGATACGCTCCCCATCCCTACCATCAAACTTCCCTGGAACTCATTTGGAAAAAACTACAGGCCCCGCACCTAGAGCTCGCAGAGATTTTCAAGCATTGCGGCAACCATAATAGGCCCCATGCCGCTGGGCACAGGAGTGAGAAGGTCGGTAAGCGAAGCAACCGATGTTGCGTCCACATCCCCCACTACCTTTCCTTTCTGGAGTGCGTAGCCAAAATCAATCACTGTCGCACCTTCTTTGATCCATTTTTTCGTAATCAGTTTTGGCTTACCTACTCCTGAAACAATGAGGTCTGCACGTGATGCGATTGTGGCGGGATCTTTTGTGTACTCATCAATAACCGCAACGACTGCACCTTGCGCCTGAAGCCAGCGCGCGACGGGCTCGCCAACGAGCTGGCCCCCGCCCACGACAGCACACTGCATGCCGGGCAACACAACACCGCGCAACTCGCACACTTCACGCAACGCTCGTACCGTTGGAGGCAAGAGCACGAGACCAGCGGGATCGGCATGGAACATCGCGCGGCGCTGGGAAGTGAGCACATCAACATCCTTACGAGGATCAATGAGATCCATACATACACTTGAGTCCATACCAAGAGGCAATGGAAGCTCTAAAAAGATGCCGGTTACTTCATCATCTGCATTGAGAAACGCAATGGTCTCGCGCAAGCTCGCATCAGAAACATCTTCGAGAACGTATGATGAAAACAATATGCCGCACCGTTCAGCGGCCTTCTTTTTGATAGCAATAAACTTTTCAACCGCGGGATTTTTTCCCACAGACACTGCCGCGAGCATGGGCGCGACGCCAAGCGCATCAACGCGCGCGCGAATACGCTCATGCATGTGCTCCGCGATGATAGTGCCATCAAGAATGGTTGCCATGGGCTTCTGTTGCATGAGTAATGAGCGAGAATGTACGGAGTAGGTCTTCTGGTTTTGCTGCACCAACGCGCGTAATGCGCGGCTGCGCCCCCGTGAGATCTACAATGGTAGACGGGGCCGATGCAGGCAGCGTTCCCACGTCAATCACAATATCAGGTTTGAGACGAGAAAACGATGCCAAGATGCTCTCAACATCACGAAGCGGCTCCTGCCCTGAAACATTCGCCAATGTGAGCGTGATTGGGTACCCGAATGACCGAAGCACGGCGTCAACGAGAGGAGCAGCGGGGGCCCGAAGCGCAACCGCCTGCGTGTGCGCCGTAACGATCTGTGGCACGATATCGCGCGCTTCAAGCACTACACAAACGGGACCAGGCCACACAGCCTTAAGGAAGGCCCCTTGCCTGGTGTTCACATGCGCAAGCTCTGTCGCCCACCGATCATCACGCACGCCAACGGGTACTGGCTTATGCTCTGGCCTCCCTTTAATGCGAAACACGTGGCGCACATCTTTTTCATTGAGTGCATTAGCGCACAACGCATAAAGCGTATCAGTGGGAAGCATAGCAACGCCACCACGAGAGAGCACCCACGTCACACGTTGGACAATGTCTTCGGAGATAGTGTCGGGGGTACAGCGAATAACTTCCATGGGATAAAACACAACGAGGGCCCCGTGGCCCTCGTTCTCTGCTCGGGCATTACGCCGTCGCCGCTTTCTTCTTTGGCTTCCAACTCTGCACTTTCTCGCGGTCAAGAATCTTGTGATTTGCGAGAAGATTATTAGCCGTTGGGCTCAAGAGTGCGCCTTGGCTCAGCCAGAACGTAATGCGCTCAGTTTGCGCCGCAAGCCTCTTTGCGTGCGGATCATAGGTACCCAAAAGCTCCTGGTATTCACCCTGGGGCTTTTTGGTGTGCTCAGTGAGCACAACGCGAAAATAGGCTTGTTTCTTCTTGCCAACGCGTTGGAGACGGATCATTAACATGGTGCGGAATATACTAGCACAGACTCAAAAAAAGACAAGTAGCGCCATTCGGTAATGGCCTCAGCCTTTTGGGCATGAAAAGCATAGGGGTCCCGAGACCATTCGGAGCCCGAGCGGGCAGGGTGTCTCCGTGAGGAGACGAGCGAGGGCGAGTGAGACCGCGCAGTCCCGCTGGGACTGCGACGGGAGTCGGAGGGACCTCTGTGCTGCATCATGCCCCATGCCCTATTTCCCCCACTTTTT of the Candidatus Paceibacterota bacterium genome contains:
- a CDS encoding RelA/SpoT family protein → MTLPESGASFLETLHRARRFGDEERERIVHAFAIAQRAHAMQTRKSGEPYLSHPIAIAQHLATLGMDAATIAAALLHDVLEDTATDQAEIARACGNDVLFLVQGVTKLSHLPFAPRTTAEAHDAYVASFKNLVFAMAEDLRVIIIKLADRRHNLMTLDALPEEDRQRIARETIEIYAPIASRLGMGTMRGELEDLAFPYAYPEAHAHLSSLVHETYDDRLAYTKRITPIVARTLDLAGVRVRDIHARAKHTWSLYQKMQRDGLTTLDTIFDLVALRVIVDSIPACYEALGAIHARYKPLPGRIKDYIALPKPNGYRSLHTTVFCEEGRVTEIQIRTPDMHAHAEHGIAAHWAYSESGKVRGFTADTNHAAWVASLRDTLKDIKTSSGMARATSDFLKNRMYVFTPQGDVKDLPEGSTPVDFAYAVHTNLGHAIVGAKINGAIAPLSASLHNGDVVEVLKSKTQKPSFDWLAFVRTSHARQSIQSWFKNNDPRTMIANGKALLAKELRRIGIAWDSIPRATIVQMIHTYSARTTDGLLSRISVGDVSASEVVKKFFPEARTPRKQQKRKKSTKAPQRTQALIVAHDPTLPWRIGKCCAPEQPERIIGYITRGKGITVHARTCTNAQTAPKERLVSAKWNAD
- a CDS encoding ParB/RepB/Spo0J family partition protein → MVKKLFGLGKGLGSLIPADSSVRSAEATAVKESVFYIEVGKIRPNPDQPRQDFDADALKELSNSIRRYGVLQPLLVSKKEDHGPRGMDVFYELIAGERRLRAAQMAGLPTVPVIIKDDLGNEKSTRLQVALIENVQRDDLNGMEEAEAYARLASEFGLTQQEIAQKVGKSRETVANTMRLMKLPDNIKQAIRSGKIGATHGRALLAFSDPTKQQEMFRRIVEDGFSKSDIELASSRDKGGRAGTNADRRFEELQSTLCERLKAPVLIKTGARGGQIVIRFADHEELNLIARNIID
- a CDS encoding ParA family protein codes for the protein MARVIAVCNQKGGVGKTTTAINTAAYLAALGKYVLLVDLDSQANATLGLGLGHEDNEGANVYHVLVSDQNPQRILKRTQLFGFDVLPAAQNLAGATVELVSMDARESRLKRAIDAVRHNYDYVLIDCPPSLGLLTINALAAAEKVMIPVQCEYFALEGLGQLLRTVELVRNGLNHDLQVLGVVLTMYDKRNQLANQVVNEVMKHFPGRVFSSVIPRTVSLAEAPSFGKTILQFDPYSKAAYAYRQLAEEIIKLA
- a CDS encoding DUF3750 domain-containing protein, translating into MTPQEATFHKLVDPTKVQVFVFTCPANIPTNIGAHPWFVVNRHGTLSRWEVLFQKKSRSAQHWGHIFKDAFPPFSGINIFPFFYAPRWNATLLEVVEGETAELLAQRIENSPTEYPLRDTYFILGPNSNTYGQWVLDTLPIPTIKLPWNSFGKNYRPRT
- a CDS encoding bifunctional 5,10-methylenetetrahydrofolate dehydrogenase/5,10-methenyltetrahydrofolate cyclohydrolase gives rise to the protein MQQKPMATILDGTIIAEHMHERIRARVDALGVAPMLAAVSVGKNPAVEKFIAIKKKAAERCGILFSSYVLEDVSDASLRETIAFLNADDEVTGIFLELPLPLGMDSSVCMDLIDPRKDVDVLTSQRRAMFHADPAGLVLLPPTVRALREVCELRGVVLPGMQCAVVGGGQLVGEPVARWLQAQGAVVAVIDEYTKDPATIASRADLIVSGVGKPKLITKKWIKEGATVIDFGYALQKGKVVGDVDATSVASLTDLLTPVPSGMGPIMVAAMLENLCEL
- a CDS encoding L-threonylcarbamoyladenylate synthase, whose amino-acid sequence is MEVIRCTPDTISEDIVQRVTWVLSRGGVAMLPTDTLYALCANALNEKDVRHVFRIKGRPEHKPVPVGVRDDRWATELAHVNTRQGAFLKAVWPGPVCVVLEARDIVPQIVTAHTQAVALRAPAAPLVDAVLRSFGYPITLTLANVSGQEPLRDVESILASFSRLKPDIVIDVGTLPASAPSTIVDLTGAQPRITRVGAAKPEDLLRTFSLITHATEAHGNHS
- the rpsP gene encoding 30S ribosomal protein S16 yields the protein MLMIRLQRVGKKKQAYFRVVLTEHTKKPQGEYQELLGTYDPHAKRLAAQTERITFWLSQGALLSPTANNLLANHKILDREKVQSWKPKKKAATA